The following DNA comes from Brassica napus cultivar Da-Ae unplaced genomic scaffold, Da-Ae ScsIHWf_3074;HRSCAF=3885, whole genome shotgun sequence.
GAAAGAAAAGTGTAGCACAAAcaaacaagatatatatatttatatagaagcCTGATATAATTTGGCCTTACCATATGTCTCTTTCTGGAAGGATCATATGAAGTAACTTCACCTCTATAATACCTGCAGTAAAAATGTGATATAGCtcatttacaaatataaatatgCAACCAGGTTCAGCACAAAGGAAGCAGAGAGAAAATAACGCTTACATCTTATCAAGTGGCCACCAGACTCTGATTCTTGATCCAACTAAAGTTTTATCATACTTTCGGTCATCAAATGCCTGCCATTGAATTAAATCAGAACAAAGATTTAAATAGAAAGAACTCGATCAGAGCCATGCATAGTGATAGGAAGCTGCAACCATGCATAGCTAACTATTGTTTTCCGCATTCCTTTATATGACCAACAGCCAACAGTTACTATATGTGAGTGaaactaagaaaaaaacatacttTCTCTGTGTCTAGACTGTGTTTTCTCTTTGCGTTTGTATTAGCAAGAGTTTTCTCTGATGGTTGCTGCTTCACTTCTGTCTTTGACTTTGAGACTGACTTTCCAGAGGAAACGATTGTCTGAAACACAATTAAAGTACACTCGTAAACAGCACAAGGACAGGGAAGACAGCCATGTAAATTACTCAGATACAGGTCAGGGAACATCTTACCTTTTTGTTATCACCCAAAGAAATGGGTCTCTCTGACTGCTTCGTTGCTTTTATCTCAGAGGTGCTTCTCTTTGTAGGAGGAACACTAGGCTTGGCATTACTAGCAGAAGCTATCTTCTTTCCAGACTCCTTTGTCAATTTAGCTTGGGCCGTACCTATTTCTTGAGAAGCACTAGCAGTAGCAGCAGATGGTTTGGCCTCCATCGagctttcctttttcttctggTTCACAGCACGACCAGTTTCCTCATCCAGACCACTGTTGATAGCATTGCTGTCAAGTTGTTGAGGCTCATCATCATCTTGCTTCTTTGGTTTATCCTGCCGATTAGAAAATATACTTAACAAGGCATGTAAAAACAACTGCTAGAGAAACAAACAGGTGAGAGAGCTTACACTGGATGCACCTTCGCATATGAAAGCCACCACATTACTATACTTATCTAAAGAAACGCCTGATGATTTCACTGCTTCAGCAAGATATGTTTGGCACTTGGTAGAACAGTTTAGCAGAACTTTTTCTGCCAACCTCCGTGATATTGAGGGAACCTAAGGGAAGAGAAGTGGAAAGAGTTAAAAACAAAAGATGCATGCATATATTGGTTGCTGAAACAAGACTAAGAAGCTATGGATGGATGGATGCATGACCTCATCAGTCTCGTTGACATAATGCAGAATTGGTGCAAGCAACTTTGGAGGCAAATCATCGCTTTCTTTTAAAACATGGGTCATAATGTTCTCCATATCCGAAAATACTTCCACTGGATGATCATCCCTGGAAAGGAAATGAAATATAAGCAACACTCAGTTATTCCAAGCAGCAGTATAGACAGTTAATGAGCTTTTTTACCTTAAGGCCTTGAGAAAATGCTGGAACATCTCAATACAGAGTGCATCATACACAGGATCCAACATCAGATAAGAGACATCGTACTTAGCCACAGTGTTAAGGATGGAAGTGCTTTTGGTATAGGAGAGACTACTTTTGTCATCTAGATGTTCAAATGATGATACAATTAACTTCAATACTTCCTGCCCCCCAAATGGTTACAAAAGAAAGCTGTCAGTCACTGactatattttcataattaagatgaaaacaactacaaaaaaaactagaatgTAACTTACCCTCATCTGTTCGTCAACATATGGAGCAGTGGGAGCATTTATTCTCGTAACCTGGATGAAGCAGGAAGCGACATGGACTCTCACATGGACATTCCAATGCTTGAAGAGTCTTTCATCGACTAATGCTTTCTTCAACGGAGAGAGTGCTTCCTGAATCGAGCTAGGAGGTGACTGTTCCACCTCTACCAAGCAGATGAACAGTTTCTGCATACAAATTAAAGGAACGAGCTTTCAGAAGATAACTCTAACAAAATCGAAGCAGCATTCAACAAAACATGTTTCAAATTTTAAgcacataaaaaaaatacagtttttttttttttaacttgatcCTCCTAGTAATACTAAAGTTGTGTTCTTTGGTCGGAAAGAGTATAAAAGTTGGGTTCTTTGGAGAGAATGTAACAAAAGGAGCTCACGTCGAGAAGGTGAAGAAGCGTATCAACAGAAGAcggtagaagaagaagagctttGCCAGCTTCCAGAAGGCGCTTCTCGAGCTCTTTAGACATGAATGCTACCTCCTCCTTGAGTTTCTCAAAACCCTACCGGAGAAGAAGCGACGAGAGTCTCGAACGGTCGCTGAACAGCAATAGGGAAAGGTGGAAACTTTCTCGGTCCTCAGCCTTGTTTTAATGTAATAAAGACTCCAACTTTTCACAACAAGACCTCAATATAAAGCATACATTGTCTTTATATGCAGATATTAGTAACGTTTGTTGAGGACTAACGACGTCTTAGTGCGATCTAATCATGATTTGGATGTTTGTTTTGCAGTAGAAAGTTTTACTAACGCTTTATAGTTATCATTTTCAGTATCACATGTAAACAAATACTGAATAAACTAAAGAGTACTTTTATCAaaattcattaattattttcacaACTTAAAAGATTACTTTACTAAACGTAGACTTAGGATTGGCGAATTGCTGCAATTCTTGTTGAATAGCCTGGATACTCCCGTAGAGTCACTTTGAAAGTCGCAATGATGAAATCAACTGTTAAAATCTTCAGAGAAATTATGCTTTGAGCAAATACGAGCCAGAAATGTCGAAGAAACTATGCCGCATAAGCCGAGCATGTTTAAATAAAGATACGAGATCAAACTTCGTATATATCATTTCGGGAAAGGAATGATAGGGATTCTATCCGAACATGAAATGATCGGAAAAACATTCTTGCGGAATTTTTTTGCGAGAAATAACAAGTTTTACAAAACAATCTTCAGAAAACAAAgaactataacaaagcgcttaatgggaggcaacccattgATAAGTTTTCATTgtcagttttatttattttcgtgtttgctttgtttcagaaaaaaagtaTCCGAGGAGACGATTGCTCTGAGCATCGACTGATGAGACGAGTCGATATCGATCGGTAGTACACCACCGCCAGC
Coding sequences within:
- the LOC125603045 gene encoding sister chromatid cohesion protein PDS5 homolog C-like → MSKELEKRLLEAGKALLLLPSSVDTLLHLLDKLFICLVEVEQSPPSSIQEALSPLKKALVDERLFKHWNVHVRVHVASCFIQVTRINAPTAPYVDEQMREVLKLIVSSFEHLDDKSSLSYTKSTSILNTVAKYDVSYLMLDPVYDALCIEMFQHFLKALRDDHPVEVFSDMENIMTHVLKESDDLPPKLLAPILHYVNETDEVMHPSIHSFLVLFQQPIYACIFCF